The Episyrphus balteatus chromosome 4, idEpiBalt1.1, whole genome shotgun sequence genome includes a window with the following:
- the LOC129918566 gene encoding uncharacterized protein LOC129918566, with translation MPECRNSNNIPNLDDCQQDPEWLTKDFFQKKLRIYFKDPSLEVISMNLTPAIPKGENYASVMTRVSVEYIMEGDHESRNGSYIVKSSFEGDDFSTELMKPYDVFYKEMKIYQKIIPKLNALLKEIGDTDKMFPETIAVEFDRCAIVFEDLSKLNFAMCDRTKGLDMEHAKLCLKKLAKMHATSAVLNEREPGISKDFDRGLFNRHTNNYSPLFVGLLEACGKLVSQWDDFKEYGEKMLALKPKLMEYGNQVFDPIDGHLNVLTHGDFWINNAMFNEGPNEHPIDVILLDFQYSCWGSPAIDLHYFFNTSLREEIRLHQQDELFQYYYNVFAGTLKALRFKAKIPSLHQFLLHMIEKSFFAFVSGCLIQAIHLTEQTDDADFHALMGEDERAQNFKSIVFQNEKVQKNLKRLLPMFDRKGLLDHRD, from the exons ATGCCAGAGTGTCGGAATTCAAATAACATCCCAAACCTAGACGATTGCCAGCAGGATCCAGAATGGCTAACCAaggatttttttcagaaaaaactgAGAATCTACTTCAAGGATCCAAGTCTAGAGGTGATATCAATGAATCTGACTCCAGCAATTCCAAAAGGTGAGAACTATGCCAGTGTTATGACTCGAGTTTCGGTTGAATATATTATGGAAGGTGATCATGAATCAAGAAATGGATCATACATCGTCAAGAGTTCCTTTGAAGGAGATGATTTTTCTACTGAATTGATGAAACCTTACGATGTCTTCTACAAAGAAATGAAAATCTACCAGAAGATCATTCCCAAGTTGAACGCTTTGCTGAAAGAAATCGGTGATACCGATAAGATGTTTCCAGAAACTATTGCCGTTGAATTCGATCGTTGTGCAATTGTATTTGAAGACCTTTCTAAACTTAACTTTGCAATGTGTGATAGAACCAAAGGCTTGGATATGGAGCACGCAAAACTCTGCCTGAAAAAGCTGGCTAAAATGCATGCTACTTCAGCGGTCTTGAATGAACGTGAACCAGGAATTTCCAAAGATTTTGATCGGGGATTGTTTAATAGACATACGAACAATTATAGTCCTTTGTTTGTGGGGCTTTTAGAGGCTTGTGGGAAGTTGGTAAGTCAGTGGGATGATTTCAAGGAATACGGTGAAAAAATGCTGGCCCTAAAACCTAAACTGATGGAATATGGGAATCAAGTCTTCGATCCTATTGATGGCCATTTGAATGTACTGACTCATGGAGACTTCTGGATTAACAATGCCATGTTTAACGAAGGACCAAATGAGCATCCGATTGATGTGATTCTGTTAGATTTCCAATACAGTTGTTGGGGATCACCTGCTATTGATTTGCATTATTTCTTCAATACATCACTGAGAGAGGAGATCCGATTGCATCAACAGGACGAACTTTTCCAATATTACTATAACGTCTTTGCAGGAACTTTAAAGGCTCTACGATTCAAAGCAAAAATCCCTAGCTTGCATCAATTCCTCTTGCATATGATAGAGAAAAGTTTTTTCG CTTTCGTATCAGGCTGTTTGATTCAAGCAATCCATTTGACTGAACAAACGGATGATGCTGATTTTCACGCTTTGATGGGCGAAGATGAGCGGGCGCAAAATTTTAAGAGTATTGTTTTCCAAAACGAAAAAGTTCAAAAGAATCTTAAAAGGCTTTTACCGATGTTTGATCGTAAGGGTCTATTGGATCACAGAGATTGA
- the LOC129918494 gene encoding uncharacterized protein LOC129918494 produces MPECRNKKNIQTIDECQDPAWLTKDFLQEKLRIYFKDPNLEIISMDLTPAIPKGENFGGILTRVSVEYMMRGDHEPRTGSYVVKCSFEGDEFAAEKMEPYDIYNREMEIYQNIIPKLNALLKEIGDTDKMFPETIAVEFDRCAIVFEDLTALQYSMCDRTKGLDMEHAKFCLRKLAKMHATSAVLNERQPGIFKSYDRGMFNRHTNSYSPLYVGLLDACGKMVSQWDDFKEYGEKLLALKPKLMEYGKQVFDVNDDHVNVLAHGDFWINNAMFKEGPNEHPDDIILIDFQYSCWGSPAIDLHYFFHSSLREEIRMHQQDELFQYYYDIFAGTLKALRFKAKIPSLHQFLLHMTEKSFYAFTTGCLVQVVHQTDHVDADFHALMGEDERAMKFKKEIFENERTQKNLKRLLPMFDRKGLLDHRD; encoded by the exons aTGCCAGAGTgtcgtaataaaaaaaacatccaaacCATAGATGAATGTCAAGATCCAGCATGGTTAACCAAGGATTTTCTTCAGGAAAAACTGAGAATCTATTTCAAAGATCCAAATTTAGAGATCATATCGATGGACCTGACTCCAGCGATTCCAAAAGGTGAGAACTTTGGAGGTATCCTGACTCGAGTTTCGGTTGAATATATGATGCGTGGTGATCATGAACCAAGAACTGGATCATACGTCGTCAAGTGCTCTTTCGAAGGAGATGAATTTGCTGCTGAAAAAATGGAACCCTACGATATTTACAACAGGGAAATGGAAATCTACCAGAATATCATACCCAAGTTGAATGCTTTGCTAAAAGAAATCGGTGATACGGATAAAATGTTTCCAGAAACTATTGCCGTTGAATTTGATCGTTGCGCAATTGTATTTGAAGACCTTACAGCACTTCAGTACTCAATGTGTGATAGGACAAAGGGGTTAGACATGGAACACGCAAAATTCTGTCTCAGGAAACTGGCCAAAATGCATGCTACTTCTGCGGTCTTGAATGAACGTCAACCAGGAATTTTCAAATCCTACGATCGTGGCATGTTCAATAGACACACAAACAGTTATAGTCCGTTATATGTAGGACTTTTGGATGCTTGTGGCAAGATGGTAAGCCAGTGGGATGATTTCAAGGAATATGGTGAAAAATTATTGGCTTTAAAGCCTAAACTGATGGAATATGGTAAACAAGTCTTCGATGTTAACGATGATCATGTAAATGTGTTAGCTCATGGAGATTTTTGGATAAACAATGCCATGTTTAAAGAAGGGCCAAATGAGCATCCAGATGATATTATTCTCATTGATTTCCAGTACAGTTGTTGGGGTTCACCTGCTATTGATTTGCATTACTTTTTCCACTCATCCCTGAGAGAAGAAATTCGAATGCATCAGCAGGACGAACTTTTCCAGTATTACTATGATATCTTTGCAGGAACATTGAAGGCTCTTCGGTTCAAAGCTAAAATTCCCAGCTTGCATCAGTTCCTATTGCATATGACAGAGAAGAGTTTTTATG cTTTCACAACAGGATGTCTGGTTCAAGTAGTCCACCAAACCGATCATGTTGATGCTGATTTTCACGCTTTAATGGGCGAAGATGAGCGGGCGATgaagtttaaaaaagaaatcttCGAAAACGAAAGAACACAAAAGAATCTTAAAAGGCTTTTACCGATGTTTGATCGTAAGGGTCTTTTGGATCATAGGGATTAA
- the LOC129918492 gene encoding uncharacterized protein LOC129918492 has product MPECRNLTKIETIDESQQAPEWLTQDFLTKKLRIYYKDPSLQILSMSVAPATGKGENYASIMNRVSLQYIIGGDRSPRSGSYVVKSSFEGDEFATEKISPYDIYNREMEIYEKIIPKLNALLEEIGDKDKMFPETISVEYDRSAMIFEDLTQRGYIMCDRLKGLDMDHAKMCLRKLAKMHATSAVLNEREPGTFKTYDRGLFNRHTDNFSPFFVGILDACGRMVSKLEGFKKYGEKLLALKPKLMEYGKQVFDPVDGHVNVLAHGDFWVNNVMFNEGPNQRPNDVILIDFQYSCWGSPAIDLHYFFNTSLMEDMRLHQQDELFQYYYNIFTGILKALKFQAKIPSLHQFLLHMSEKEFYAVTSGCLVQAVMINEQTEDADFHSLMGEDERALNFKNTIFKNEKVQKNLKRLLPKFDRKGLLDHRD; this is encoded by the exons ATGCCAGAGTGTcggaatttaacaaaaattgaaaccatAGATGAGTCTCAACAGGCTCCAGAATGGCTAACCCAGGATTTCCTCACGAAAAAGCTAAGAATCTACTACAAGGACCCAAGTTTACAAATTTTGTCAATGAGTGTAGCTCCGGCGACAGGAAAAGGAGAGAACTATGCAAGTATCATGAATCGAGTCTCGCTTCAATATATAATTGGAGGTGATCGTTCACCAAGATCAGGCTCGTACGTTGTCAAGAGTTCCTTCGAGGGAGATGAATTCGCAACAGAGAAAATCAGTCCATATGATATCTACAACAGGGAAATGGAAATCTACGAGAAGATTATTCCCAAGCTGAATGCTTTGCTGGAAGAAATCGGTGATAAAGATAAGATGTTTCCAGAAACCATATCCGTTGAATACGATCGTTCGGCAATGATTTTTGAGGATCTCACACAACGCGGCTATATCATGTGTGACAGGCTTAAAGGCTTGGATATGGATCACGCAAAGATGTGCCTGAGAAAACTGGCCAAAATGCATGCTACTTCAGCAGTTTTGAATGAACGTGAACCGGGAACTTTTAAGACTTACGATCGTGGGTTATTTAACCGGCATACAGATAATTTTAGCCCGTTTTTTGTAGGAATTCTTGATGCTTGTGGAAGAATGGTCAGTAAGTTAGagggttttaaaaaatatggtgAAAAATTACTTGCTCTCAAACCTAAACTGATGGAATATGGAAAACAAGTCTTTGATCCTGTTGATGGGCATGTAAATGTCTTGGCTCATGGTGATTTCTGGGTAAACAATGTTATGTTCAACGAAGGACCAAACCAGCGACCGAATGATGTAATTCTGATAGATTTCCAGTACAGTTGCTGGGGTTCACCTGCAATtgatttacattatttttttaatacatcatTAATGGAGGATATGCGATTACATCAGCAAGATGAACTCTTCCAATATTACTATAATATCTTCACTGGTATTTTGAAAGCTCTCAAGTTTCAAGCTAAAATTCCAAGCTTACATCAGTTTTTGCTCCATATGTCTGAAAAGGAGTTCTATG CTGTCACATCAGGATGTTTAGTGCAAGCCGTTATGATCAACGAACAAACTGAAGATGCTGATTTTCATTCATTGATGGGCGAGGATGAACGagctttgaattttaaaaatacaattttcaaaaatgaaaaagtcCAAAAGAATCTCAAGAGGCTACTACCGAAATTTGATCGTAAAGGTTTACTGGACCATAGGGATTAA
- the LOC129918493 gene encoding uncharacterized protein LOC129918493, producing the protein MPECRNSDNIPTKDESQQNPVWLTKDFLQEKLRIYFKDPSLEVISMNLTPAIPKGENYASVMTRVSVEYIPKSSREPRTGSYIVKSSFEGDDIACELMKPYDIYNREMIIYQEIIPKLNALLNEIGDTDKMFPETIAVEFDRSVIIFEDLSKIQYAMCDRTKGLDMEHAKLCLRKLAKMHATSAVLNEREPGIFEGYDRGLFNRHTNNYSPFFEGLVEACGKMVSQWDDFKEYGEKMLALKPKVMEYGNQVFDPIEGHLNVLAHGDFWVNNAMFNEGPNEHPNDVILIDFQYSVWGSPAIDLHWFFNTSLREEIRLHQQDELFQYYYNIFAETLNALGFKAKIPSLHQFLLHMTEKSFYALISSLVQAVQVNDQTEDADFHALMGEDERALNFKRIIFQNEKVQKNLKRLLPMFDRKGLLDDRD; encoded by the exons ATGCCAGAGTGTAGAAATTCAGATAACATTCCGACCAAAGATGAAAGTCAACAAAATCCAGTATGGCTAACCAaagattttcttcaagaaaaactGAGAATCTATTTCAAGGATCCCAGTCTGGAGGTAATATCAATGAACTTGACTCCAGCGATTCCAAAAGGTGAAAACTATGCCAGTGTAATGACTCGAGTTTCGGTTGAATATATTCCGAAAAGTAGTCGTGAGCCAAGAACTGGATCATACATTGTCAAAAGTTCCTTCGAAGGAGATGACATAGCTTGTGAATTGATGAAACCCTACGATATCTACAACAGGGAAATGATAATCTATCAGGAGATCATCCCCAAGTTGAACGCATTGCTAAACGAAATCGGTGATACGGACAAGATGTTTCCAGAAACTATTGCCGTGGAATTTGACCGTTCGGTAATTATCTTTGAAGACCTCTCAAAAATCCAATACGCTATGTGTGATAGGACCAAGGGTTTGGATATGGAGCACGCTAAACTGTGTCTAAGGAAGCTAGCCAAGATGCATGCTACTTCTGCGGTTTTGAATGAACGTGAGCCAGGAATTTTTGAAGGTTACGATCGTGGCTTGTTCAATAGGCACACAAACAATTATAGTCCGTTCTTTGAGGGGCTAGTGGAGGCTTGCGGCAAGATGGTAAGCCAGTGGGATGATTTCAAGGAATATGGAGAAAAAATGCTGGCCCTAAAACCTAAGGTGATGGAATATGGGAATCAGGTCTTTGATCCTATCGAGGGTCACCTGAATGTTTTAGCGCATGGAGATTTCTGGGTTAACAATGCCATGTTCAATGAAGGACCAAATGAGCATCCGAATGATGTGATTCTGATTGATTTCCAGTATAGTGTTTGGGGTTCACCTGCTATTGATTTGCATTGGTTCTTCAACACATCACTAAGGGAAGAAATTCGTTTACATCAGCAGGATGAACTTTTTCAATACTACTATAACATTTTTGCAGAAACATTGAATGCTCTTGGATTCAAAGCAAAGATTCCCAGCTTACATCAGTTCCTATTGCATATGACAGAGAAGAGTTTTTATG CTTTAATATCAAGTTTGGTTCAGGCAGTCCAAGTAAACGACCAAACGGAAGATGCTGATTTTCATGCTCTGATGGGTGAAGATGAACGGGCACTGAATTTTAAGAgaattattttccaaaatgaaaaagtacaaaagaaTCTTAAGAGGCTTTTACCAATGTTTGATCGTAAGGGTCTATTGGATGATAGAGATTGA